A region of Desulfosporosinus sp. Sb-LF DNA encodes the following proteins:
- a CDS encoding uroporphyrinogen decarboxylase family protein, producing the protein MLIREDILTSKERVLALLTGKPLDRIICMPIVTTNTAHLIGKTVKEFQLDGKVMAEAHIAAFKKYNYDLIYLFTNCSYVAEAMGAELDYSEDEPANCEVPIINSREDLSKLKVAEKNDGQFPVFYEALEILNKEVGDDVFISVCFSGPVSTAATLRGVEAFARDTYTDQELCHTLLRMATDSCKNLIREIASYGAMPIILEPIASGSLFSPKMFDKIAFPYIKELVDLAHELQALIPLHICGKTHKIVDKMTDTGADVISLDKCDLALAREKVAGRALILGNIDPANELLFGPVEEIHKVCIEAIDTMQGYTPAFILSTGCETANKVPFEHIQAMLDVARSHGLYEYKVD; encoded by the coding sequence ATGTTAATCAGAGAAGACATATTAACCTCCAAGGAAAGGGTTCTGGCTCTTCTAACCGGAAAACCCCTAGACAGAATTATCTGTATGCCGATTGTTACCACCAATACCGCTCATCTCATTGGCAAAACCGTCAAGGAGTTTCAACTTGACGGTAAGGTCATGGCTGAAGCGCATATTGCGGCCTTCAAGAAGTATAACTATGATTTGATTTATCTCTTCACAAACTGTTCCTACGTAGCGGAAGCTATGGGTGCTGAGCTGGACTATTCTGAGGATGAACCCGCTAACTGTGAGGTCCCCATAATTAACTCAAGGGAAGACTTGAGCAAACTTAAAGTCGCCGAAAAGAATGACGGTCAATTCCCTGTTTTCTACGAAGCTCTAGAAATCCTTAACAAAGAAGTGGGCGACGATGTTTTCATTTCGGTTTGCTTCTCTGGACCAGTTTCCACGGCGGCCACCCTGCGGGGGGTTGAAGCCTTTGCTCGAGATACCTATACTGATCAGGAACTTTGTCATACCCTCTTAAGAATGGCAACTGATAGCTGTAAAAACTTGATTCGAGAGATAGCTAGCTATGGCGCTATGCCAATCATCTTGGAACCGATTGCCTCCGGTAGCCTTTTCAGTCCGAAGATGTTTGACAAAATTGCCTTTCCTTATATCAAAGAACTAGTGGACTTAGCTCATGAGTTACAAGCACTTATTCCCCTGCATATCTGCGGTAAGACACACAAGATTGTGGACAAAATGACAGACACTGGAGCAGATGTGATCAGTCTCGATAAATGTGATCTCGCACTTGCTCGAGAGAAGGTTGCCGGCAGAGCCCTCATTCTCGGTAATATTGACCCAGCCAATGAACTTTTATTCGGTCCTGTTGAAGAGATTCATAAGGTCTGCATAGAGGCGATAGATACCATGCAAGGGTATACCCCTGCTTTTATCCTCTCGACTGGGTGTGAAACAGCCAATAAAGTCCCTTTCGAGCATATTCAAGCGATGCTTGATGTGGCTCGGAGCCATGGCCTTTATGAATATAAAGTAGACTAA